From one Lotus japonicus ecotype B-129 chromosome 3, LjGifu_v1.2 genomic stretch:
- the LOC130743561 gene encoding xyloglucan endotransglucosylase/hydrolase protein 2-like: MAAEMVGGGGRKRSVEISFDQNYNIQWGGSHFKSLNQGKEIQLMMDTSSGSGFVSKMFYGSGFFHMRIKVPGRDSAGVVTAYYLTSRGDKHDELDFEFLGNREGKPYTLQTNIFIDGEGNREQQIHLWFDPTTNFHDYQVLWNQHQIVFYVDDIPIRVYKNKRILGLRYPSKPMQIETTLWDGESWATEGGRIKTNWSYAPFKANFQGFDVSGCETHQSLNDRHCGSETYWWNSKRYWQLNPAQHKQYENVKKNYMTYNYCNNKQRYPKTHLECQD; the protein is encoded by the exons atggCGGCGGAGATGGTGGGGGGTGGTGGAAgaaagag AAGTGTAGAAATAAGTTTTGACCAAAATTACAATATTCAATGGGGTGGAAGTCATTTCAAGTCCTTAAACCAAGGGAAGGAGATTCAGCTTATGATGGATACCTCTTCAG GATCTGGTTTTGTATCCAAGATGTTCTACGGCTCAGGATTCTTCCATATGAGGATTAAAGTACCAGGTAGAGATTCTGCTGGAGTTGTCACGGCTTATTAT TTGACTTCTCGTGGAGATAAGCACGATGAGTTAGACTTTGAATTCTTGGGAAATAGGGAAGGAAAGCCATATACGTTACAGACCAATATATTTATAGATGGTGAAGGGAATAGAGAACAACAAATTCATCTTTGGTTTGACCCTACAACAAATTTTCACGATTACCAAGTTCTTTGGAACCAGCATCAAATTGT ATTTTATGTGGACGATATCCCCATTCGGGTATATAAGAACAAACGTATACTTGGATTACGCTACCCATCAAAGCCTATGCAAATTGAAACAACATTGTGGGATGGGGAAAGTTGGGCAACAGAAGGAGGCCGAATAAAAACCAATTGGAGTTATGCACCGTTCAAAGCAAACTTTCAGGGATTTGATGTCAGTGGCTGTGAAACTCATCAAAGCTTAAATGATCGACATTGTGGTTCAGAGACGTACTGGTGGAACAGCAAAAGGTATTGGCAGTTAAATCCAGCCCAACATAAACAATacgaaaatgtaaagaaaaattATATGACATATAATTATTGTAACAATAAGCAAAGGTATCCTAAGACTCACTTGGAATGCCAAGATTAG